From Micromonospora echinospora, one genomic window encodes:
- the ilvA gene encoding threonine ammonia-lyase, translated as MTELVGLADVQAARELLAGITRATPLEPSRPLTAALGGPIWLKCEHLQRAGSYKVRGAYVRIARLSAAERARGVVAASAGNHAQGVALAAGLLGTTATVFMPVNAPLPKVAATKGYGAQVQLVGATVDESLVAAQTFAERTGAVFIHPFDHPDVIAGQGTVALEILEQYPEVRTIVTGVGGGGLVSGIAVVVRALRPDVRVVGVQAAEAAAFPPSLAAGEPVRLPAYSTIADGIAVGRPGDLTFTHVHKLVDEVVTVGEEDISRALLMLLERNKQVVEPAGAVGVAALLAGVVEVGSPTVAVLSGGNIDPLLMLRVIEHGLAAAGRFLRITVRCVDRPGQLASLLTEIAEHRANVVDVVHQRVHPHLRLGEVEVALSVETRGPEHSDMLISALRASGYQVFAAPEA; from the coding sequence ATGACGGAGCTGGTCGGCCTCGCCGACGTCCAGGCAGCGCGGGAACTGTTGGCCGGGATCACCCGGGCCACCCCGCTGGAGCCCTCCCGCCCGCTCACCGCCGCGCTGGGCGGGCCCATCTGGCTCAAGTGCGAGCACCTGCAACGCGCCGGGTCGTACAAGGTGCGGGGGGCGTACGTGCGGATCGCCCGGCTCAGCGCGGCGGAGCGGGCCCGGGGCGTGGTCGCCGCCAGCGCCGGCAACCACGCGCAGGGCGTGGCCCTCGCCGCCGGCCTGCTCGGCACCACCGCCACCGTCTTCATGCCGGTGAACGCGCCACTGCCCAAGGTCGCGGCCACCAAGGGGTACGGCGCACAGGTGCAGCTCGTCGGCGCGACCGTGGATGAGTCCCTGGTGGCGGCGCAGACCTTCGCCGAACGGACCGGGGCGGTCTTCATCCACCCCTTCGACCACCCGGACGTGATCGCCGGGCAGGGCACGGTGGCGCTGGAGATCCTGGAGCAGTACCCGGAGGTGCGGACCATCGTCACCGGGGTCGGCGGGGGCGGCCTGGTCTCCGGGATCGCCGTGGTGGTCCGGGCGCTCCGCCCGGACGTGCGGGTGGTCGGGGTGCAGGCCGCCGAGGCGGCGGCTTTCCCGCCCTCGCTGGCGGCCGGCGAGCCGGTACGCCTGCCGGCGTACAGCACCATCGCCGACGGCATCGCGGTCGGCCGTCCCGGTGACCTCACCTTCACCCACGTGCACAAGCTCGTCGACGAGGTGGTCACGGTGGGCGAGGAGGACATCTCCCGGGCGCTGCTGATGCTGCTGGAACGGAACAAGCAGGTGGTGGAGCCGGCCGGCGCGGTCGGGGTGGCGGCGCTGCTCGCCGGTGTGGTCGAGGTGGGCTCACCGACGGTGGCGGTGCTCTCCGGCGGGAACATCGACCCACTGCTGATGCTGCGGGTGATCGAGCACGGCCTCGCCGCCGCCGGGCGCTTCCTGCGGATCACCGTCCGGTGCGTGGACCGCCCCGGGCAGCTCGCGTCCCTGCTGACCGAGATCGCCGAGCACCGGGCCAACGTGGTGGACGTGGTGCACCAGCGGGTCCACCCGCACCTGCGCCTCGGTGAGGTGGAGGTGGCGCTCTCGGTGGAGACCCGGGGGCCCGAGCACTCCGACATGCTGATCAGCGCGCTCCGCGCCAGCGGTTACCAGGTCTTCGCCGCCCCGGAGGCGTGA
- a CDS encoding DUF4328 domain-containing protein yields MRCATCDGETSPRASDCSTCGTPVGAPPVNPEVPIRSVRGIGLAASVAVAATTLCYLLVSLTALVGRSMAERAARTEDQDMLLVAGFVELAASIPYLIAYLTAVVLVIVWTYRVRMNLDAFPGSAPGLGAGWAIGGWLVPLVNLVLPYRVVADVTRASVWRPGTGRLVGVWWAAWLVFLVSEWWTERASEREFEQLPAYPTIRREFLDYADQYSAALNRSILPMVACVVAGATLVVVIRRVSAAQQARIDRGGPAGPLAPGTVVPYPVTPGTTVPSPMTSPGADGTIRA; encoded by the coding sequence ATGCGGTGTGCGACCTGCGACGGCGAGACCTCGCCCCGGGCGAGTGACTGCTCGACCTGCGGCACGCCGGTCGGCGCCCCGCCGGTGAATCCCGAGGTGCCGATCCGGTCGGTACGCGGGATCGGCCTGGCCGCCTCGGTGGCGGTCGCCGCCACCACACTGTGCTACCTGCTGGTGTCCCTCACCGCGCTGGTCGGCCGGTCGATGGCCGAGCGGGCCGCGCGCACCGAGGACCAGGACATGCTGCTGGTCGCCGGGTTCGTCGAGTTGGCCGCGAGCATCCCCTACCTGATCGCGTACCTGACCGCCGTGGTGCTGGTCATCGTCTGGACCTACCGGGTACGGATGAACCTGGACGCCTTCCCCGGCTCGGCGCCCGGCCTCGGCGCGGGCTGGGCGATCGGCGGTTGGCTGGTGCCGCTGGTCAACCTCGTCTTGCCGTACCGGGTGGTCGCCGATGTCACCCGGGCCAGCGTGTGGCGTCCGGGCACCGGCCGGCTGGTCGGCGTCTGGTGGGCGGCCTGGCTGGTCTTTCTGGTCTCCGAGTGGTGGACGGAGCGGGCCTCGGAGCGGGAGTTCGAGCAGCTGCCGGCGTACCCGACCATCCGGCGGGAGTTCCTCGACTACGCCGACCAGTACTCGGCGGCACTGAACCGGAGCATCCTGCCGATGGTGGCCTGTGTCGTCGCCGGAGCCACCCTGGTCGTGGTGATCCGGCGGGTCTCGGCCGCGCAGCAGGCCCGGATCGACCGGGGAGGCCCGGCCGGCCCGTTGGCCCCGGGGACGGTCGTGCCGTATCCGGTCACTCCCGGCACCACCGTGCCGTCCCCGATGACCTCACCAGGGGCAGATGGCACCATCAGGGCATGA
- a CDS encoding amidase, whose protein sequence is MAVQDIMPTWVGATAKQIARGVRRGDVSATQVVADHLDHVARADADLAAFRTVRGGEAITEAEKVDEQEDLANLPLAGVPVAVKENTPVAGLPTWRGSAAVRTPVAEGDHEVVRRLRGAGAVILGVTRMPELGLWAVTDDETAVTRNPWDPARTPGGSSGGAAAAVAAGLVPIAHANDGLGSIRIPAACCGLVGLKPGRGVVPWQLGEEGWFGLAEHGMLTTTVADAAVGFQVLAGRPQEKLVPPQRLRVGVSLRSPVRGIAADEPNRDAVAAAGRLLAAAGHDTVPADPVYPTALGLKGIATWFAAASADVRAGGVERRHLQRRSRRHVALGEWAQRRGYVRQADRDAWRERSIGFFADHSVDLLLTPALASAPPAAQSWSGRSWRSNMSTSIRYAPFAAPWNIAGLPALVVPVGRRPDGLPVAVQLVGPPGSELLLLGVAGQFEMQAPWARHAPGYPRVGTGSPAPA, encoded by the coding sequence GTGGCCGTGCAGGACATCATGCCGACCTGGGTCGGGGCGACCGCGAAGCAGATCGCCCGGGGCGTACGCCGGGGGGACGTCTCGGCGACGCAGGTGGTGGCCGACCACCTCGACCACGTCGCCCGCGCCGACGCCGACCTCGCCGCGTTCCGCACGGTACGCGGCGGGGAGGCGATCACCGAGGCGGAGAAGGTCGACGAGCAGGAGGACCTGGCCAACCTCCCGCTGGCCGGGGTGCCGGTCGCGGTGAAGGAGAACACCCCGGTCGCCGGCCTGCCCACCTGGCGCGGCTCGGCCGCCGTGCGTACCCCGGTGGCCGAGGGCGACCACGAGGTGGTCCGTCGGCTGCGCGGCGCGGGCGCGGTCATCCTCGGTGTCACCCGGATGCCGGAACTCGGGTTGTGGGCGGTGACCGACGACGAGACGGCGGTCACCCGCAACCCGTGGGACCCGGCCCGCACCCCGGGTGGATCGTCCGGGGGCGCCGCCGCGGCGGTGGCCGCCGGGCTGGTGCCGATCGCGCACGCCAACGACGGCCTCGGCTCGATTCGCATTCCGGCGGCCTGCTGCGGCCTGGTCGGGCTCAAGCCCGGCCGGGGCGTGGTGCCCTGGCAGCTCGGCGAGGAGGGCTGGTTCGGCCTGGCCGAGCACGGCATGCTGACCACCACGGTCGCGGACGCGGCGGTGGGTTTCCAGGTGCTCGCCGGACGTCCCCAGGAGAAGCTGGTGCCGCCGCAGCGGCTGCGGGTGGGTGTGTCGCTCCGCTCGCCGGTGCGCGGCATCGCCGCCGACGAACCCAACCGGGACGCGGTGGCCGCCGCCGGCCGGCTGCTCGCCGCCGCCGGGCACGACACCGTGCCGGCCGACCCGGTGTATCCGACCGCACTCGGTCTCAAGGGCATCGCGACCTGGTTCGCCGCCGCCTCCGCCGATGTCCGCGCCGGCGGGGTGGAGCGCCGGCACCTCCAGCGGCGCAGCCGGCGGCACGTCGCCCTGGGGGAGTGGGCGCAGCGACGGGGCTACGTCCGCCAGGCCGACCGGGACGCCTGGCGCGAACGGTCGATCGGTTTCTTCGCCGACCACTCGGTCGACCTGCTGCTCACCCCGGCGCTGGCCAGCGCGCCACCGGCGGCGCAGAGCTGGTCGGGCCGGTCCTGGCGGTCGAACATGAGCACCAGCATCCGGTACGCCCCGTTCGCCGCGCCGTGGAACATCGCCGGACTGCCGGCGCTGGTGGTGCCGGTGGGTCGGCGTCCCGACGGGCTGCCGGTGGCGGTGCAACTGGTCGGCCCGCCCGGGTCGGAGCTGCTGCTGCTCGGCGTGGCGGGCCAGTTCGAGATGCAGGCCCCGTGGGCGCGGCACGCCCCCGGGTACCCGCGCGTCGGAACAGGGTCGCCCGCCCCCGCATGA
- a CDS encoding cystathionine gamma-synthase, with the protein MSHGFETLAIHAGQDPDARTGAVIPPIYQTSTYAQDAVGAPRLGYEYSRSGNPTRDALQECLAALEGGPVGLAFASGLAAEDTLLRTVCKPGDHVVIPDDAYGGTYRLFAKVAERWGLAYTPAKVSDPDAVRAAIRPGSTRIVWVETPTNPLLGIADIAALAGVAHDAGALLVVDNTFASPYLQQPIAHGADVVVHSTTKYVGGHSDVVGGALVVADRELGEQLRYHQNAMGAINGPFDAWLTLRGIKTLGVRMDRHCDNAERIAAYLDGHAKVAEVIYPGLPSHPGHEVAAKQMRRFGGMISFRATGGEEHAVEICNRAKLFVLAESLGGVESLIEHPGRMTHASAAGSPLEVPGDLVRLSVGIETVDDLLADLEQALG; encoded by the coding sequence ATGAGTCACGGCTTCGAGACGCTCGCGATCCACGCCGGCCAGGACCCGGATGCCCGCACCGGCGCGGTGATCCCACCGATCTACCAGACCAGCACCTACGCCCAGGACGCCGTCGGCGCGCCCCGGCTGGGTTACGAGTACAGCCGGTCCGGCAACCCGACCCGGGACGCCCTCCAGGAGTGCCTCGCCGCGCTCGAGGGCGGTCCGGTCGGGCTCGCCTTCGCCAGCGGCCTGGCCGCCGAGGACACCCTGCTGCGCACCGTCTGCAAGCCGGGTGACCACGTGGTCATCCCGGACGACGCGTACGGCGGCACGTACCGGCTCTTCGCGAAGGTCGCCGAGCGCTGGGGGCTGGCGTACACCCCGGCGAAGGTCTCCGACCCGGACGCCGTGCGGGCGGCGATCCGCCCCGGCAGCACCCGGATCGTCTGGGTGGAGACGCCGACCAACCCGCTGCTCGGCATCGCCGACATCGCCGCCCTGGCCGGTGTCGCGCACGACGCCGGGGCGCTGCTGGTGGTCGACAACACCTTCGCCTCGCCGTACCTCCAGCAGCCGATCGCGCACGGCGCGGACGTGGTGGTGCACTCCACCACCAAGTACGTCGGCGGCCACTCCGACGTGGTCGGTGGCGCCCTCGTCGTCGCCGACCGGGAACTCGGCGAGCAGCTGCGCTACCACCAGAACGCGATGGGCGCGATCAACGGCCCGTTCGACGCCTGGCTGACCCTGCGCGGCATCAAGACCCTCGGCGTCCGGATGGACCGGCACTGCGACAACGCCGAGCGGATCGCCGCCTACCTGGACGGGCACGCCAAGGTGGCCGAGGTGATCTACCCCGGCCTGCCGTCGCACCCGGGACACGAGGTGGCCGCCAAGCAGATGCGCCGGTTCGGTGGGATGATCTCCTTCCGCGCCACCGGCGGTGAGGAGCACGCGGTCGAGATCTGCAACCGGGCCAAGCTGTTCGTGCTCGCCGAGTCCCTCGGCGGGGTGGAGTCTCTGATCGAGCACCCGGGTCGGATGACACACGCGAGCGCTGCCGGCTCGCCGCTTGAAGTTCCCGGCGATCTCGTGCGACTGTCTGTCGGCATCGAGACGGTCGACGACCTGCTCGCCGATCTGGAGCAGGCGCTGGGCTGA
- a CDS encoding HIT family protein translates to MAACVFCGIVAGGVPSFRVTDEADGVAFLDTRPVFKGHVLVVPRTHLVTLADLPPESLAGYFGLVRRVALAVETGLDAGGSFVAMNNKVSQSVPHLHTHVVPRTKGDGLRGFFWPRTRYADDDEARSYAGRVAAALPSAPGRV, encoded by the coding sequence GTGGCGGCATGTGTGTTCTGCGGGATCGTGGCGGGTGGAGTGCCCTCGTTCCGGGTGACCGACGAGGCGGACGGGGTGGCGTTCCTGGACACCCGACCGGTGTTCAAGGGGCACGTGCTGGTGGTGCCCCGGACCCACCTGGTCACCCTGGCCGACCTGCCGCCGGAGTCCCTCGCCGGCTATTTCGGGCTGGTCCGCCGGGTCGCCCTGGCGGTCGAGACCGGGCTGGACGCGGGTGGCAGCTTCGTGGCGATGAACAACAAGGTCTCCCAGTCGGTGCCGCACCTGCACACCCACGTGGTGCCCCGGACGAAGGGGGACGGGCTGCGCGGCTTCTTCTGGCCACGGACGCGCTACGCCGACGACGACGAGGCGCGCTCCTACGCCGGGCGGGTGGCCGCCGCCCTCCCGTCCGCCCCCGGGCGAGTGTAG
- a CDS encoding GNAT family N-acetyltransferase: MDIREMKPGRDETVARALLRIQRAAYAVEAALIGDDRIPVLHESLDDLRAASLRWLGAVVAEGEPPVVPAEAVPARPYEAGRLVGALAWTEDATTVDIDRLVVDPVAHRRGIGRALVDAVLTRAGDRTVLVATGRANRPARALYESFGFTTLGDAEPVPGLWITRYTRPGADGRAAATRPA; encoded by the coding sequence ATGGACATCAGGGAGATGAAACCGGGCAGGGACGAGACGGTGGCGCGGGCGCTGCTCCGGATACAGCGGGCCGCGTACGCGGTGGAGGCGGCGCTGATCGGCGACGACCGCATCCCCGTGCTCCACGAGAGCCTCGACGACCTGCGGGCCGCGTCGCTGCGCTGGCTCGGGGCCGTCGTCGCCGAGGGCGAGCCGCCCGTCGTGCCAGCAGAGGCGGTTCCCGCCCGACCGTACGAGGCCGGTCGGCTGGTCGGCGCGCTGGCCTGGACCGAGGACGCGACGACGGTGGACATCGACCGGCTCGTGGTCGACCCGGTCGCGCACCGACGGGGCATCGGCCGGGCGCTGGTCGACGCGGTGCTGACCCGGGCCGGTGATCGTACGGTGCTCGTCGCCACCGGCCGGGCCAACCGGCCGGCGCGGGCGCTCTACGAGTCGTTCGGCTTCACCACGCTCGGCGACGCCGAGCCTGTCCCCGGCCTCTGGATCACCCGCTACACTCGCCCGGGGGCGGACGGGAGGGCGGCGGCCACCCGCCCGGCGTAG
- the msrA gene encoding peptide-methionine (S)-S-oxide reductase MsrA, whose translation MFLRRMKAEMITPDQALPGRPIAMPVSDRHEVLGTPLKGPFPPGAQVAVFGMGCFWGAERLFWGLPGVITTSVGYAGGYTPNPTYEEVCSGRTGHAEVVEVVYDPSTIAYEDLLKVFWENHDPTQGMRQGNDVGTQYRSTIYTTSDEQAAAATSSRDAFAPIVAQARRAEITTEIAPLGEYYFAEDYHQQYLAPTKNPNGYCNHGPNGMSCPVGVARTAG comes from the coding sequence GTGTTCCTGCGCCGCATGAAGGCCGAAATGATCACGCCCGACCAGGCCCTGCCCGGCCGACCGATCGCGATGCCGGTCAGCGACCGGCACGAGGTGCTCGGCACCCCGCTGAAGGGCCCGTTTCCGCCGGGCGCGCAGGTGGCCGTCTTCGGGATGGGCTGCTTCTGGGGCGCGGAGCGCCTGTTCTGGGGTCTCCCCGGCGTGATCACCACCTCCGTCGGCTACGCGGGCGGCTACACCCCGAACCCGACGTACGAGGAGGTCTGCTCCGGGCGTACCGGACACGCCGAGGTGGTCGAGGTGGTCTACGACCCGTCGACCATCGCCTACGAGGACCTGCTCAAGGTCTTCTGGGAGAACCACGACCCGACCCAGGGCATGCGCCAGGGCAACGACGTCGGCACCCAGTACCGGTCGACCATCTACACCACCAGCGACGAGCAGGCCGCTGCCGCGACGTCGTCGCGGGACGCCTTCGCCCCGATCGTGGCCCAGGCCCGCCGGGCCGAGATCACCACCGAGATCGCCCCGCTCGGCGAGTACTACTTCGCCGAGGACTACCACCAGCAGTACCTCGCCCCGACCAAGAACCCGAACGGCTACTGCAACCACGGCCCGAACGGGATGAGCTGCCCGGTCGGCGTGGCCCGTACGGCCGGCTGA
- a CDS encoding N-acetylglutaminylglutamine amidotransferase has protein sequence MCGLAGELRRDGSRADVAAVERMAATMHDRGPDDSGVWSQGPVALGHRRLKIIDLSAASGQPLVDPAAGLTGVFNGCIYNYRELRAELQAKGHVFFSSGDTEVVLKAYAEWGDDFVDHLVGMFAVAITERATGRLVLARDRLGIKPLYLAETPDRVRFASTLPALLAGGGIDTTIDPVALAHYLSFHSIVPPPRTILRGVAKLPPATVRVYEPDGRVTERLYWDPAFTRHQDRADWSERDWQDALRESLTTAVKRRMVADVPVGVLLSGGLDSSLVVALLAEQGQRGLATFSIGFEAVGGREGDEFRYSDLVAKTFDTDHHQIRVATGDLVPPLEAAVAAMSEPMVSHDCVAFYLLSETVARHVKVVQSGQGADEILGGYHWYPPLAGVDRAHAVDTYAKAFFDRDAAGLARVLNPDRLADGDPAREFVAAHLGRAGAETAVDAGLRIDTQIMLTDDPVKRVDNMTMAHGLEARVPFLDHEFVELAASCPPELKLAQDGKGVLKEIGRRVLPWEVIDRPKGYFPVPGLTHLEGKVLDRVRDALYAPEARRRDLFRAGYVDALLTDPNAELTPLNGNKLWQLGLLEMWLQSHGID, from the coding sequence ATGTGCGGACTGGCTGGGGAGCTCCGTCGGGACGGTTCACGCGCCGACGTCGCGGCGGTGGAGCGGATGGCGGCGACCATGCACGACCGGGGCCCCGACGACAGCGGCGTCTGGTCACAGGGACCGGTCGCCCTGGGTCACCGGCGTCTGAAAATCATCGACCTCTCCGCCGCGAGCGGGCAGCCGCTGGTCGACCCGGCCGCCGGGCTCACCGGCGTCTTCAACGGCTGCATCTACAACTACCGGGAGCTGCGCGCCGAACTCCAGGCGAAGGGGCACGTCTTCTTCTCCTCCGGCGACACCGAGGTGGTGCTCAAGGCGTACGCCGAGTGGGGGGACGACTTCGTCGACCACCTGGTCGGCATGTTCGCCGTGGCGATCACCGAGCGGGCCACCGGCCGCCTGGTGCTGGCCCGCGACCGGCTCGGCATCAAGCCGCTCTACCTGGCCGAGACCCCCGACCGGGTGCGGTTCGCCAGCACCCTGCCCGCCCTGCTGGCCGGCGGCGGGATCGACACCACGATCGACCCGGTCGCGCTCGCGCACTACCTGAGCTTCCACAGCATCGTGCCGCCACCCCGGACCATCCTGCGCGGCGTGGCCAAGCTGCCCCCGGCCACCGTCCGGGTGTACGAGCCGGACGGCCGGGTCACCGAGCGGCTCTACTGGGACCCGGCGTTCACCCGCCACCAGGACCGGGCCGACTGGTCCGAGCGGGACTGGCAGGACGCCCTGCGGGAGTCGCTCACCACCGCCGTCAAGCGGCGCATGGTCGCCGACGTGCCGGTGGGGGTGCTCCTCTCCGGCGGCCTGGACTCCAGCCTGGTGGTGGCGCTCCTCGCCGAGCAGGGGCAGCGCGGCCTGGCCACCTTCTCCATCGGCTTCGAGGCGGTCGGCGGGCGCGAGGGCGACGAGTTCCGCTACTCCGACCTGGTGGCGAAGACCTTCGACACCGACCACCACCAGATCCGGGTCGCCACCGGTGACCTCGTCCCGCCGCTGGAGGCGGCGGTCGCGGCGATGAGCGAGCCGATGGTCAGCCACGACTGTGTGGCGTTCTACCTGCTCAGTGAGACGGTCGCGCGGCACGTCAAGGTGGTCCAGTCCGGGCAGGGCGCGGACGAGATCCTCGGCGGCTACCACTGGTACCCGCCGCTGGCCGGCGTCGACCGGGCGCACGCCGTGGACACGTACGCGAAGGCGTTCTTCGACCGGGACGCGGCCGGACTGGCCCGCGTGCTCAACCCGGACCGGCTGGCCGACGGCGACCCGGCGCGGGAGTTCGTCGCCGCCCACCTGGGCCGGGCGGGCGCGGAGACCGCTGTCGACGCGGGCCTGCGGATCGACACCCAGATCATGCTCACCGACGACCCGGTGAAGCGGGTCGACAACATGACGATGGCGCACGGCCTGGAGGCCCGGGTGCCCTTCCTCGACCACGAGTTCGTGGAGCTCGCCGCGTCCTGCCCGCCGGAGCTGAAGCTCGCCCAGGACGGCAAGGGCGTGCTCAAGGAGATCGGCCGCCGGGTGCTGCCCTGGGAGGTCATCGACCGCCCGAAGGGCTACTTCCCGGTGCCCGGCCTCACCCACCTGGAGGGCAAGGTCCTCGACCGGGTACGTGACGCCCTGTACGCCCCCGAGGCCCGCCGTCGCGACCTGTTCCGCGCCGGCTACGTCGACGCCCTCCTCACCGACCCGAACGCCGAACTCACCCCGCTGAACGGAAACAAGCTGTGGCAGCTCGGACTCCTGGAAATGTGGCTCCAGAGCCACGGAATCGACTGA
- the ngg gene encoding N-acetylglutaminylglutamine synthetase: MTDTLATGAALTEGQRARMARKRERVGPGGDPVAPGEPGGRSTDPEATDRAGRTDVVLDCGWGRLVFGQTFRDPAAVADVLRSEAAGSRDICIYLRDPHVLVSRLHDELFIDPSLTYRLPLSPDAAPGPGPIGGEASGDTGADLPGLRIRQLRDAADAEAVNRIYASNGMVTAPVDVLVANAATPSFLHLVAESATGEIVGTITGVDHVEVFDDPDEGASLWCLTVDFNQAPPGTGQALLTELAARLTDRGRAFVDLSVLAENVGAIRLYERLGFYRTATLCVKRKNPINERLFLPALPAGYDELNPYARIIADEAMRRGIRVEVTDPTWGELRLTTGGRTILTRESLSELTSAVAMSRCDDKRVTRRILTEAGLAVPRGRTATGDDADEAFLAEIGAVVVKPARGEQGNGITVGVRTPEALRTAVELARRYCPDVLVEELRAGEDLRVVVIDHEVVAAAVRRPASITGDGVHDVTELIERQSRRRAAATGGESRIPIDEMTREVVAEAGYGMHDVLPEGTVLAVRRTANLHTGGTIHDVTGELHPEIAEACVAASRALDIPVTGLDLLVEAPDRPEHVFIEANERPGLANHEPQPTAERFVDLLFPGTRAPHRLWSPAGTASSTA, encoded by the coding sequence GTGACCGACACCCTGGCGACCGGGGCGGCCCTGACCGAGGGGCAGCGGGCCCGGATGGCCCGGAAACGGGAACGGGTCGGGCCGGGCGGTGACCCGGTCGCCCCGGGCGAGCCCGGCGGACGGTCGACCGACCCGGAGGCGACGGACCGGGCCGGCCGGACCGACGTGGTGCTCGACTGCGGCTGGGGTCGGCTGGTCTTCGGCCAGACGTTCCGCGACCCGGCGGCCGTCGCCGACGTGCTCCGCTCGGAGGCCGCCGGTTCCCGGGACATCTGCATCTACCTGCGCGACCCGCACGTGCTGGTGTCCCGGCTCCACGACGAGCTGTTCATCGACCCGTCGCTGACCTACCGGCTGCCGCTGAGCCCGGACGCGGCCCCCGGCCCCGGGCCGATCGGCGGCGAGGCGTCCGGGGACACCGGCGCGGATCTGCCGGGGCTGCGGATCCGCCAGCTCCGCGACGCGGCGGACGCCGAGGCGGTGAACCGGATCTACGCCAGCAACGGGATGGTGACCGCCCCGGTGGACGTACTGGTGGCCAACGCCGCCACCCCGTCCTTCCTGCACCTGGTCGCCGAGTCGGCCACCGGGGAGATCGTCGGCACGATCACCGGCGTGGACCACGTCGAGGTCTTCGACGACCCGGACGAGGGCGCGAGCCTGTGGTGCCTGACCGTGGACTTCAACCAGGCCCCGCCCGGCACCGGTCAGGCGCTCCTGACCGAGCTGGCCGCCCGGCTCACCGACCGGGGTCGGGCCTTCGTCGACCTGTCCGTGCTGGCGGAGAACGTCGGGGCGATCCGGCTCTACGAGCGGCTGGGCTTCTACCGCACCGCCACGCTCTGCGTGAAGCGGAAGAACCCGATCAACGAACGGCTGTTCCTGCCCGCCCTGCCCGCCGGCTACGACGAGCTGAACCCGTACGCCCGGATCATCGCCGACGAGGCGATGCGCCGGGGCATCCGGGTGGAGGTCACCGACCCGACCTGGGGTGAGCTGCGGCTGACCACCGGCGGGCGGACCATCCTGACCCGCGAGTCGCTCTCCGAGCTGACCTCGGCGGTGGCGATGAGCCGCTGCGACGACAAGCGGGTGACCCGGCGGATCCTCACCGAGGCGGGGCTCGCCGTGCCACGCGGCCGGACGGCCACCGGCGACGACGCCGACGAGGCGTTCCTGGCCGAGATCGGCGCGGTGGTGGTCAAGCCGGCCCGGGGCGAGCAGGGCAACGGCATCACGGTCGGGGTACGCACCCCGGAGGCCCTGCGGACCGCGGTCGAGCTGGCCCGCCGGTACTGCCCGGACGTGCTGGTCGAGGAGTTGCGCGCCGGCGAGGACCTGCGGGTGGTCGTCATCGACCACGAGGTGGTCGCGGCGGCCGTCCGGCGGCCCGCCTCGATCACCGGCGACGGGGTGCACGACGTCACCGAGCTGATCGAACGGCAGAGCCGCCGCCGGGCCGCCGCCACCGGCGGTGAGTCCCGCATCCCGATCGACGAGATGACCCGCGAGGTGGTCGCCGAGGCCGGGTACGGCATGCACGACGTCCTCCCCGAGGGCACCGTGCTCGCCGTCCGGCGGACCGCCAACCTGCACACCGGCGGCACGATCCACGACGTCACCGGGGAACTGCACCCGGAGATCGCCGAGGCGTGCGTGGCGGCCAGCCGGGCGCTGGACATCCCGGTCACCGGGCTGGACCTGCTGGTCGAGGCACCCGACCGGCCGGAGCACGTCTTCATCGAGGCGAACGAGCGGCCCGGCCTGGCCAACCACGAGCCCCAGCCGACCGCCGAGCGCTTCGTGGACCTGCTGTTCCCGGGCACCCGGGCACCGCACCGACTCTGGTCCCCGGCGGGTACGGCATCCTCGACGGCATGA